The following proteins are encoded in a genomic region of Drosophila miranda strain MSH22 chromosome 4, D.miranda_PacBio2.1, whole genome shotgun sequence:
- the LOC108163010 gene encoding REPTOR-binding partner isoform X2, which translates to MKNNSAVRKECGKRGRKPGRKTSTEKIDIKAKLERSRQSARECRARKKLRYQYLEELVADREKAVVALRAELERYILWSRQLNEHVSTPNTDQFLKEIGIIKEE; encoded by the exons ATGAAAAACAATAGTGCA GTCCGCAAGGAATGTGGAAAGAGAGGACGGAAGCCTGGAAGAAAAACATCGACCGAAAAAATAGATATAAAGGCCAAACTTG AACGTAGCAGGCAAAGTGCTAGGGAATGCCGGGCCCGTAAAAAACTACGCTATCAGTACCTTGAGGAGCTAGTTGCAGATCGTGAAAAGGCCGTCGTTGCATTGCGGGCTGAACTGGAACGT TACATACTCTGGAGTAGACAATTAAATGAACATGTCTCAACACCCAACACTGACCAGTTCCTGAAAGAAATCGGAATTATTAAAGAAGAATAA
- the LOC108163010 gene encoding REPTOR-binding partner isoform X3, with amino-acid sequence MESQNNKMAVTEEAFPSVRKECGKRGRKPGRKTSTEKIDIKAKLERSRQSARECRARKKLRYQYLEELVADREKAVVALRAELERVVHTLE; translated from the exons ATGGAATcccaaaataataaaatggcaGTCACGGAAGAAGCTTTTCCATCT GTCCGCAAGGAATGTGGAAAGAGAGGACGGAAGCCTGGAAGAAAAACATCGACCGAAAAAATAGATATAAAGGCCAAACTTG AACGTAGCAGGCAAAGTGCTAGGGAATGCCGGGCCCGTAAAAAACTACGCTATCAGTACCTTGAGGAGCTAGTTGCAGATCGTGAAAAGGCCGTCGTTGCATTGCGGGCTGAACTGGAACGTGTTG TACATACTCTGGAGTAG
- the LOC108163844 gene encoding protein limb expression 1 homolog isoform X1, translating into MVYPEEPFWVLPTVTGFYEDRDYRVNVVEALQEFWQMKQSRGADLKNGALVIYESIPSNSQPYVCFVTLPGGSCFGSFQNCPTKAEARRSSAKIALMNSVFNEHPSRRISDEFILKAVQDARASFKTTLQGNEGTESGIEAFRFMLEANKGRTMLEFQELMTVFQLLHWNGSLKAMRERQCSRQEVVAHYSNRSLDDEMRAQMSLDWIAREHDSPGVIRRELLLAERELETSRMAGRELRFPKEKKDILMIAHNQLGGSNLNSASIDHL; encoded by the exons ATGGTATACCCTGAGGAACCCTTTTGGGTTTTACCCACGGTAACTGGATTTTACGAAGATAGAGATTATAGAG TAAATGTAGTGGAAGCACTTCAAGAATTTTGGCAAATGAAACAGTCACGAGGAGCGGACCTTAAAAACGGCGCACTTGTAATATACGAATCGATTCCGTCCAATAGCCAGCCTTATGTATGTTTCGTAACACTACCTGGGGGTAGTTGCTTTGGTAGCTTTCAG AACTGTCCAACAAAGGCGGAAGCAAGACGTAGCTCGGCTAAAATTGCTTTAATGAACTCCGTATTTAATGAACATCCGTCGCGTCGAATTAGCGACGAGTTTATTTTGAAGGCAGTACAGGATGCACGTGCTTCCTTTAAAACAACACTACAAGGCAATGAAGGGACAGAGTCTGGAATCGAAGCTTTCAG GTTTATGCTGGAAGCAAATAAGGGAAGAACCATGTTGGAATTCCAAGAATTGATGACTGTATTCCAGCTCCTGCATTGGAATGGGTCTTTAAAGGCAATGCGAGAACGTCAGTGTTCAAGGCAAGAAGTAGTGGCGCACTATTCAAACCGCAGTCTAGATGACGAAATGCGTGCACAGATGTCTTTAGATTGGATAGCTCGTGAACATGATAGCCCTGGCGTTATCCGAAGGGAGTTGCTTTTGGCCGAACGCGAGCTAGAGACTTCTCGTATGGCTGGTCGGGAATTACGCTtcccaaaagaaaaaaaggacATATTAATGATAGCTCATAATCAGCTGGGTGGAAGTAACTTGAACTCGGCCTCTATTGATCATTTAtaa
- the LOC108163010 gene encoding REPTOR-binding partner isoform X1 has product MESQNNKMAVTEEAFPSVRKECGKRGRKPGRKTSTEKIDIKAKLERSRQSARECRARKKLRYQYLEELVADREKAVVALRAELERYILWSRQLNEHVSTPNTDQFLKEIGIIKEE; this is encoded by the exons ATGGAATcccaaaataataaaatggcaGTCACGGAAGAAGCTTTTCCATCT GTCCGCAAGGAATGTGGAAAGAGAGGACGGAAGCCTGGAAGAAAAACATCGACCGAAAAAATAGATATAAAGGCCAAACTTG AACGTAGCAGGCAAAGTGCTAGGGAATGCCGGGCCCGTAAAAAACTACGCTATCAGTACCTTGAGGAGCTAGTTGCAGATCGTGAAAAGGCCGTCGTTGCATTGCGGGCTGAACTGGAACGT TACATACTCTGGAGTAGACAATTAAATGAACATGTCTCAACACCCAACACTGACCAGTTCCTGAAAGAAATCGGAATTATTAAAGAAGAATAA
- the LOC108163264 gene encoding kinesin-like protein KIF21A isoform X2, translated as MISEEDPINKDSSVRVAVRIRPQNSRELIDMCRICTTVAIGEPQILLGSDKAFTFDYVYDTCSNQGQIYKESVEPLVESTLQGYNATVLAYGQTGSGKTYTMGTGFDRESDDIQLGIIPRAVQHIFSGIEDFETTASNETSAIGSPQFSLAVQYIELYNEDIFDLLDPFNKNTSFKIHEAANGQIEITGASIKPINHPQDALKFLQQGALARTTASTKMNDQSSRSHALFTIFVRRQRLLTPTNNVLDNDLETFTSKFHFVDLAGSERLKRTLATGERAREGISINCGLLSLGNCISALGDKSKRALHVPYRDSKLTRLLQDSLGGNSRTLMIACISPSDRDFMETLNTLKYANRARNIKNKVQINKDQSSRTISQLRRDVSALQMELLEYKQGKLVVDCDGNATRSDTFNENILLLSENKRLKQRLKSMQETINTLTERNAHLQLEKDLNKWSNDTNLDLDKNNIVEYYIKEIEKLKAKLIESKEMQNQLKAYIGKWQQPHKNVYNEQGNIIDLAKKGLERDKELLMSHSLPGIQNQNLRLDESENSSSDSEEEGVVADLHDINSDIEIKSKLIEQLELSQERIELMRRHYEEKLTVLNCKILNTQNERDEFLTNMVSSTSVQSKESIRKMKTEYERKITNMQGELKRLQHAQTEHIRQHRELKSQSVRINTLRIELEKLKFTKVKLMKSISEQSSRHKEEDTKKSKKISKLQEDQRRQKNALLSLKEQMNAKDQMIKRKTEEVIALRKSQRGRLSQKGASNLISKVGKFESLKSRSTQQQWEKLYRFILHAARTRQLITQLENELQRLILEREDLCRELNIMQNCQNVDKKSEDFNEQDSLKTNIRYLQETIEHVQQAIMEFEDSKESAQSGIYKIQNFLDNIKTVEEAKYILQKLSDSAIILTCNLAITETHLQENESLLQEAKQENKIQQQILQHFLSQNSNVHMSDVFLSLNIKSNTNTLWHSSQKSLLSTGTYDIPKEDIFEDSTHKDNPATSSRSPSPGIDTLPDKTSKIRSRTAKRQDLLFGDVQIPTQPHRMSRSYTKNDVICGNPLMRVSSTPGYLKL; from the exons ATGATTTCCGAAGAAGACCCCATAAATAAGGACAGTTCAGTACGTGTGGCTGTAAG AATTCGACCTCAAAACTCTAGAGAGCTCATCGATATGTGCCGTATTTGTACAACAGTAGCTATTGGAGAGCCTCAAATTCTACTTGGATCGGACAAAGCCTTCACTTTTGACTATGTCTATGATACTTGCTCAAATCAG GGTCAAATATACAAAGAAAGCGTGGAGCCATTGGTTGAGAGTACCTTACAAGGCTATAATGCTACAGTACTAGCATACGGACAAACGGGGTCGGGAAAAACATATACAATGGGGACTGGGTTTGACCGTGAATCCGATGACATTCAACTTGGAATTATACCTAGAGCAGTGCAACACATATTTTCtggtatcgaagatttcgaaACCACTGCAAGTAATGAGACGTCTGCCATTGGAAGTCCACAGTTCAGCCTTGCGGTCCAATACATAGAGTTGTATAATGAGGACATTTTCGATCTCTTAGACCCATTTAATAAAAACACAAGCTTTAAAATTCATGAAGCTGCCAATGGACAAATCGAAATAACAGGCGCATCTATAAAGCCAATTAACCATCCTCAAGATGCACTGAA ATTCCTTCAGCAAGGTGCTTTAGCACGCACTACTGCATCAACGAAAATGAATGATCAGTCATCACGATCACACGCATTGTTTACAATATTTGTCCGCAGGCAGCGTTTACTTACGCCTACAAACAATGTTTTAGATAACGATCTAGAAACTTTTACTTCGAAATTTCATTTTGTCGATTTGGCGGGTTCTGAACGTCTTAAACGGACTTTGGCTACGGGAGAACGTGCACGTGAAGGCATCTCTATTAATTGTGGACTTTTATCCCTAGGAAATTGTATATCAGCGCTTGGTGATAAGTCCAAGAGAGCTTTACATGTACCTTATCGGGACTCCAAGTTAACACGGCTTCTTCAAGACTCTTTAGGTGGAAACAGTCGGACTTTAATGATTGCATGCATATCGCCAAGCGATCGGGACTTTATGGAAACATTAAATACATTAAAGTATGCAAACCGAGCGAGGAATATTAAGAACAAAGTTCAAATAAATAAAGATCAAAGCTCACGAACCATTTCACAACTGAGAAGAGATGTCTCAGCTTTACAAATGGAATTACTAGAGTATAAACAg ggTAAACTGGTAGTGGATTGCGACGGAAATGCAACACGTTCGGACACATTTAATGAAAATATCCTGCTTTTATCAGAAAATAAACGGTTGAAGCAACGTCTCAAATCAATGCAAGAGACAATTAACACGCTAACTGAACGAAATGCACATCTACAACTAGAAAAGGATTTAAATAAATGGTCAAATGACACAAATTTAGATTTAGATAAAAATAATATTGTTGAATATTATATAAAAGAAATCGAAAAACTAAAAGCTAAATTAATAGAATCTAAAGAAATGCAAAACCAACTGAAAGCTTATATTGGAAAATGGCAACAACCTCATAAGAATGTCTATAATG AGCAAGGAAATATTATAGACTTGGCAAAAAAAGGCTTGGAAAGGGACAAGGAGTTATTAATGTCACATTCCTTACCAGGAATACAAAACCAGAATCTCAGATTGGATGAATCTGAAAATTCCAGTAGCGATTCGGAAG AAGAAGGAGTGGTAGCAGACTTGCATGACATTAACTCGGACATtgaaattaaaagtaaattaATTGAGCAGCTTGAGTTGTCACAGGAAAGAATAGAACTCATGCGTCGCCACTATGAAGAAAAACTTACTGTGCTAAATTGTAAAATTTTGAACACTCAAAACGAACGAGATGAGTTCTTGACAAATATGG TTTCATCTACATCAGTACAATCAAAAGAATCTATAAGGAAAATGAAAACAGAATATGAACGTAAGATAACAAATATGCAAGGTGAGCTCAAAAGATTACAGCACGCACAGACGGAACATATTCGACAACACAGAGAACTTAAATCCCAAAGCGTTAGAATAAATACCTTGCGAATCGAACTTGAAAAGTTGAAGTTCACAAAA GTTAAATTGATGAAATCAATTTCAGAACAATCTAGTCGACACAAAGAAGAAGACACTAAAAAATCGAAAAAAATTTCGAAATTACAAGAGGATCAACGTCGCCAAAAAAATGCATTATTATCGTTAAAAGAACAAATGAATGCCAAGGATCAAATGATAAAGCGGAAAACTGAAGAGGTAATTGCCCTCCGTAAAAGTCAAAGAGGCCGGCTAAGCCAAAAAGGGGCTTCCAATTTAATATCAAAAGTCGGGAAGTTTGAGAGCTTAAAGTCTCGATCTACCCAGCAGCAATGGGAAAAGTTGTATCGCTTTATATTACACGCAGCCAGAACAAGGCAACTAATCACACAATTAGAAAACGAATTGCAACGTTTAATATTGGAACGAGAAGATCTATGTCGTGAGCTAAATATAATGCAAAATTGTCAAAATGTGGATAAGAAATCTGAAGACTTCAATGAACAAGACAGTTTAAAGACCAACATTAGGTATTTACAAGAAACTATAGAACATGTACAGCAAGCCATTATGGAATTTGAAGACAGCAAAGAATCTGCACAGAGTGGCATATATAAGATCCAGAATTTTTTGGATAATATAAAAACAGTTGAAGAAGCAAAATATATTCTTCAAAAGCTTTCCGACAGTGCTATTATACTTACATGTAATTTGGCCATAACGGAGACCCATTTACAGGAAAATGAATCCCTCCTACAAGAAGCTAAACAAGAAAATAAAATTCAACAGCAGATATTACAACATTTTCTGTCGCAAAACAGTAATGTGCATATGTCTGATGTGTTTCTttctttaaatattaaaagtaATACAAATACATTATGGCACAGTTCGCAAAAGTCGTTATTAAGTACTGGAACATATGATATACCAAAAGAGGATATATTTGAAGATTCTACACATAAAGATAACCCAGCAACAAGTAGTAGAAGCCCATCACCTGGAATCGACAC CTTGCCGGATAAGACTTCCAAAATACGCAGCCGAACCGCTAAGAGACAAGATCTCCTTTTTGGGGACGTTCAAATTCCTACTCAG CCTCATAGAATGTCTCGATCCTACACAAAAAATGATGTTATCTGTGGTAATCCGCTTATGCGAGTTTCAAGTACTCCAGGATATTTAAAGCTCTAG
- the LOC108163264 gene encoding kinesin-like protein KIF21A isoform X1, with protein MISEEDPINKDSSVRVAVRIRPQNSRELIDMCRICTTVAIGEPQILLGSDKAFTFDYVYDTCSNQGQIYKESVEPLVESTLQGYNATVLAYGQTGSGKTYTMGTGFDRESDDIQLGIIPRAVQHIFSGIEDFETTASNETSAIGSPQFSLAVQYIELYNEDIFDLLDPFNKNTSFKIHEAANGQIEITGASIKPINHPQDALKFLQQGALARTTASTKMNDQSSRSHALFTIFVRRQRLLTPTNNVLDNDLETFTSKFHFVDLAGSERLKRTLATGERAREGISINCGLLSLGNCISALGDKSKRALHVPYRDSKLTRLLQDSLGGNSRTLMIACISPSDRDFMETLNTLKYANRARNIKNKVQINKDQSSRTISQLRRDVSALQMELLEYKQGKLVVDCDGNATRSDTFNENILLLSENKRLKQRLKSMQETINTLTERNAHLQLEKDLNKWSNDTNLDLDKNNIVEYYIKEIEKLKAKLIESKEMQNQLKAYIGKWQQPHKNVYNEEQGNIIDLAKKGLERDKELLMSHSLPGIQNQNLRLDESENSSSDSEEEGVVADLHDINSDIEIKSKLIEQLELSQERIELMRRHYEEKLTVLNCKILNTQNERDEFLTNMVSSTSVQSKESIRKMKTEYERKITNMQGELKRLQHAQTEHIRQHRELKSQSVRINTLRIELEKLKFTKVKLMKSISEQSSRHKEEDTKKSKKISKLQEDQRRQKNALLSLKEQMNAKDQMIKRKTEEVIALRKSQRGRLSQKGASNLISKVGKFESLKSRSTQQQWEKLYRFILHAARTRQLITQLENELQRLILEREDLCRELNIMQNCQNVDKKSEDFNEQDSLKTNIRYLQETIEHVQQAIMEFEDSKESAQSGIYKIQNFLDNIKTVEEAKYILQKLSDSAIILTCNLAITETHLQENESLLQEAKQENKIQQQILQHFLSQNSNVHMSDVFLSLNIKSNTNTLWHSSQKSLLSTGTYDIPKEDIFEDSTHKDNPATSSRSPSPGIDTLPDKTSKIRSRTAKRQDLLFGDVQIPTQPHRMSRSYTKNDVICGNPLMRVSSTPGYLKL; from the exons ATGATTTCCGAAGAAGACCCCATAAATAAGGACAGTTCAGTACGTGTGGCTGTAAG AATTCGACCTCAAAACTCTAGAGAGCTCATCGATATGTGCCGTATTTGTACAACAGTAGCTATTGGAGAGCCTCAAATTCTACTTGGATCGGACAAAGCCTTCACTTTTGACTATGTCTATGATACTTGCTCAAATCAG GGTCAAATATACAAAGAAAGCGTGGAGCCATTGGTTGAGAGTACCTTACAAGGCTATAATGCTACAGTACTAGCATACGGACAAACGGGGTCGGGAAAAACATATACAATGGGGACTGGGTTTGACCGTGAATCCGATGACATTCAACTTGGAATTATACCTAGAGCAGTGCAACACATATTTTCtggtatcgaagatttcgaaACCACTGCAAGTAATGAGACGTCTGCCATTGGAAGTCCACAGTTCAGCCTTGCGGTCCAATACATAGAGTTGTATAATGAGGACATTTTCGATCTCTTAGACCCATTTAATAAAAACACAAGCTTTAAAATTCATGAAGCTGCCAATGGACAAATCGAAATAACAGGCGCATCTATAAAGCCAATTAACCATCCTCAAGATGCACTGAA ATTCCTTCAGCAAGGTGCTTTAGCACGCACTACTGCATCAACGAAAATGAATGATCAGTCATCACGATCACACGCATTGTTTACAATATTTGTCCGCAGGCAGCGTTTACTTACGCCTACAAACAATGTTTTAGATAACGATCTAGAAACTTTTACTTCGAAATTTCATTTTGTCGATTTGGCGGGTTCTGAACGTCTTAAACGGACTTTGGCTACGGGAGAACGTGCACGTGAAGGCATCTCTATTAATTGTGGACTTTTATCCCTAGGAAATTGTATATCAGCGCTTGGTGATAAGTCCAAGAGAGCTTTACATGTACCTTATCGGGACTCCAAGTTAACACGGCTTCTTCAAGACTCTTTAGGTGGAAACAGTCGGACTTTAATGATTGCATGCATATCGCCAAGCGATCGGGACTTTATGGAAACATTAAATACATTAAAGTATGCAAACCGAGCGAGGAATATTAAGAACAAAGTTCAAATAAATAAAGATCAAAGCTCACGAACCATTTCACAACTGAGAAGAGATGTCTCAGCTTTACAAATGGAATTACTAGAGTATAAACAg ggTAAACTGGTAGTGGATTGCGACGGAAATGCAACACGTTCGGACACATTTAATGAAAATATCCTGCTTTTATCAGAAAATAAACGGTTGAAGCAACGTCTCAAATCAATGCAAGAGACAATTAACACGCTAACTGAACGAAATGCACATCTACAACTAGAAAAGGATTTAAATAAATGGTCAAATGACACAAATTTAGATTTAGATAAAAATAATATTGTTGAATATTATATAAAAGAAATCGAAAAACTAAAAGCTAAATTAATAGAATCTAAAGAAATGCAAAACCAACTGAAAGCTTATATTGGAAAATGGCAACAACCTCATAAGAATGTCTATAATG AAGAGCAAGGAAATATTATAGACTTGGCAAAAAAAGGCTTGGAAAGGGACAAGGAGTTATTAATGTCACATTCCTTACCAGGAATACAAAACCAGAATCTCAGATTGGATGAATCTGAAAATTCCAGTAGCGATTCGGAAG AAGAAGGAGTGGTAGCAGACTTGCATGACATTAACTCGGACATtgaaattaaaagtaaattaATTGAGCAGCTTGAGTTGTCACAGGAAAGAATAGAACTCATGCGTCGCCACTATGAAGAAAAACTTACTGTGCTAAATTGTAAAATTTTGAACACTCAAAACGAACGAGATGAGTTCTTGACAAATATGG TTTCATCTACATCAGTACAATCAAAAGAATCTATAAGGAAAATGAAAACAGAATATGAACGTAAGATAACAAATATGCAAGGTGAGCTCAAAAGATTACAGCACGCACAGACGGAACATATTCGACAACACAGAGAACTTAAATCCCAAAGCGTTAGAATAAATACCTTGCGAATCGAACTTGAAAAGTTGAAGTTCACAAAA GTTAAATTGATGAAATCAATTTCAGAACAATCTAGTCGACACAAAGAAGAAGACACTAAAAAATCGAAAAAAATTTCGAAATTACAAGAGGATCAACGTCGCCAAAAAAATGCATTATTATCGTTAAAAGAACAAATGAATGCCAAGGATCAAATGATAAAGCGGAAAACTGAAGAGGTAATTGCCCTCCGTAAAAGTCAAAGAGGCCGGCTAAGCCAAAAAGGGGCTTCCAATTTAATATCAAAAGTCGGGAAGTTTGAGAGCTTAAAGTCTCGATCTACCCAGCAGCAATGGGAAAAGTTGTATCGCTTTATATTACACGCAGCCAGAACAAGGCAACTAATCACACAATTAGAAAACGAATTGCAACGTTTAATATTGGAACGAGAAGATCTATGTCGTGAGCTAAATATAATGCAAAATTGTCAAAATGTGGATAAGAAATCTGAAGACTTCAATGAACAAGACAGTTTAAAGACCAACATTAGGTATTTACAAGAAACTATAGAACATGTACAGCAAGCCATTATGGAATTTGAAGACAGCAAAGAATCTGCACAGAGTGGCATATATAAGATCCAGAATTTTTTGGATAATATAAAAACAGTTGAAGAAGCAAAATATATTCTTCAAAAGCTTTCCGACAGTGCTATTATACTTACATGTAATTTGGCCATAACGGAGACCCATTTACAGGAAAATGAATCCCTCCTACAAGAAGCTAAACAAGAAAATAAAATTCAACAGCAGATATTACAACATTTTCTGTCGCAAAACAGTAATGTGCATATGTCTGATGTGTTTCTttctttaaatattaaaagtaATACAAATACATTATGGCACAGTTCGCAAAAGTCGTTATTAAGTACTGGAACATATGATATACCAAAAGAGGATATATTTGAAGATTCTACACATAAAGATAACCCAGCAACAAGTAGTAGAAGCCCATCACCTGGAATCGACAC CTTGCCGGATAAGACTTCCAAAATACGCAGCCGAACCGCTAAGAGACAAGATCTCCTTTTTGGGGACGTTCAAATTCCTACTCAG CCTCATAGAATGTCTCGATCCTACACAAAAAATGATGTTATCTGTGGTAATCCGCTTATGCGAGTTTCAAGTACTCCAGGATATTTAAAGCTCTAG
- the LOC108163844 gene encoding protein limb expression 1 homolog isoform X2: MFSHLKNCPTKAEARRSSAKIALMNSVFNEHPSRRISDEFILKAVQDARASFKTTLQGNEGTESGIEAFRFMLEANKGRTMLEFQELMTVFQLLHWNGSLKAMRERQCSRQEVVAHYSNRSLDDEMRAQMSLDWIAREHDSPGVIRRELLLAERELETSRMAGRELRFPKEKKDILMIAHNQLGGSNLNSASIDHL, encoded by the exons AACTGTCCAACAAAGGCGGAAGCAAGACGTAGCTCGGCTAAAATTGCTTTAATGAACTCCGTATTTAATGAACATCCGTCGCGTCGAATTAGCGACGAGTTTATTTTGAAGGCAGTACAGGATGCACGTGCTTCCTTTAAAACAACACTACAAGGCAATGAAGGGACAGAGTCTGGAATCGAAGCTTTCAG GTTTATGCTGGAAGCAAATAAGGGAAGAACCATGTTGGAATTCCAAGAATTGATGACTGTATTCCAGCTCCTGCATTGGAATGGGTCTTTAAAGGCAATGCGAGAACGTCAGTGTTCAAGGCAAGAAGTAGTGGCGCACTATTCAAACCGCAGTCTAGATGACGAAATGCGTGCACAGATGTCTTTAGATTGGATAGCTCGTGAACATGATAGCCCTGGCGTTATCCGAAGGGAGTTGCTTTTGGCCGAACGCGAGCTAGAGACTTCTCGTATGGCTGGTCGGGAATTACGCTtcccaaaagaaaaaaaggacATATTAATGATAGCTCATAATCAGCTGGGTGGAAGTAACTTGAACTCGGCCTCTATTGATCATTTAtaa
- the LOC108163864 gene encoding ATPase family AAA domain-containing protein 1-A — protein sequence MDHFSFGGADLTRGQIFQVIIRLSVASMVTYYSVKWMMNQLDPTSKNKKKAKGLAEEQLKRLSENDGLKINAHDFNDYELMIASHLVVPADITVRWSDIAGLNLIVQELRESVVLPVQHKDLFKSSKLWQAPKGVLLHGPPGCGKTLIAKATAKEAGMRFINLDVAILTDKWYGESQKLTSAVFSLAAKIEPCIIFIDEIDSFLRARNLNDHEATAMMKTQFMMLWDGLSTNSNSTVIVMGATNRPQDLDKAIVRRMPAQFHIGLPSETQRTEILKLILESEELSQDVDLNRLSKLTNGFSGSDLREMCRNASVFRMRQLIDVKNTSGSSISVIDKKNLKITMDDLLSSHLKIKESKMHTGSLFLENRIDLD from the exons ATGGATCATTTCAGTTTTGGAGGAGCAGACTTAACGAGGGGTCAGATTTTTCAAGTCATAATACGTTTATCTGTTGCTTCAATGGTTACATATTATTCTGTTAAATGGATGATGAACCAGCTGGACCCTACcagtaaaaacaaaaaaaaggccAAAGGCCTTGCAGAAGAACAATTAAAAag GTTGAGTGAGAATGATGGATTGAAAATAAATGCCCATGACTTTAATGACTACGAATTGATGATTGCGTCACACCTTGTTGTTCCAGCTGACATTACAGTCCGATGGAGCGATATTGCAGGATTGAATTTGATTGTTCAGGAGCTTCGTGAATCTGTTGTTTTGCCAGTTCAACACAAAGATTTGTTCAAAAGCTCCAAATTGTGGCAGGCCCCAAAAGGTGTACTTCTTCATGGACCACCTGGTTGCGGAAAAACTTTAATAGCGAAAGCCACGGCAAAAGAGGCTGGTATGCGCTTTATCAATCTGGACGTAGCCATTCTAACTGATAAATGGTACGGGGAATCTCAAAAACTTACGTCTGCTGTTTTTTCACTAGCTGCAAAAATCGAACCTTGTATAATATTCATTGACGAAATTGATTCGTTCCTTCGGGCCCGTAATTTAAATGACCACGAGGCCACCGCAATGATGAAAACTCAGTTTATGATGTTATGGGATGGTCTAAGCACAAATTCCAATTCGACCGTGATTGTAATGGGCGCAACAAACAGACCACAGGATTTAGACAAGGCTATTGTTCGCCGAATGCCAGCACAATTTCACATTGGTCTTCCATCTGAAACCCAGAGAACAGAAATACTAAAATTGATATTAGAGTCTGAGGAATTAAGTCAGGATGTTGACTTAAATCGTTTGTCTAAGCTCACCAACGGGTTTTCAGGTTCAGATCTTCGAGAAATGTGTCGAAACGCATCAGTTTTTAGAATGAGACAACTAATTGACGTTAAAAATACTTCAGGCTCTAGTATATCCGTCATAGAcaagaaaaatttaaaaattacAATGGATGATTTGCTGAGCTCACATCTAAAAATTAAGGAGTCTAAAATGCACACCGGTAGTTTGTTTTTAGAAAATAGAATTGATCTAGATTAA
- the LOC108163844 gene encoding protein limb expression 1 homolog isoform X3, which translates to MNSVFNEHPSRRISDEFILKAVQDARASFKTTLQGNEGTESGIEAFRFMLEANKGRTMLEFQELMTVFQLLHWNGSLKAMRERQCSRQEVVAHYSNRSLDDEMRAQMSLDWIAREHDSPGVIRRELLLAERELETSRMAGRELRFPKEKKDILMIAHNQLGGSNLNSASIDHL; encoded by the exons ATGAACTCCGTATTTAATGAACATCCGTCGCGTCGAATTAGCGACGAGTTTATTTTGAAGGCAGTACAGGATGCACGTGCTTCCTTTAAAACAACACTACAAGGCAATGAAGGGACAGAGTCTGGAATCGAAGCTTTCAG GTTTATGCTGGAAGCAAATAAGGGAAGAACCATGTTGGAATTCCAAGAATTGATGACTGTATTCCAGCTCCTGCATTGGAATGGGTCTTTAAAGGCAATGCGAGAACGTCAGTGTTCAAGGCAAGAAGTAGTGGCGCACTATTCAAACCGCAGTCTAGATGACGAAATGCGTGCACAGATGTCTTTAGATTGGATAGCTCGTGAACATGATAGCCCTGGCGTTATCCGAAGGGAGTTGCTTTTGGCCGAACGCGAGCTAGAGACTTCTCGTATGGCTGGTCGGGAATTACGCTtcccaaaagaaaaaaaggacATATTAATGATAGCTCATAATCAGCTGGGTGGAAGTAACTTGAACTCGGCCTCTATTGATCATTTAtaa